A genomic segment from Eisenibacter elegans DSM 3317 encodes:
- the leuC gene encoding 3-isopropylmalate dehydratase large subunit, producing the protein MKQKNANPQTLFDKIWQRHIVKAAEGLPDLLYIDTHYIHEVTTPQAFAALRQRGLPVRRPDRTVATADHNVPTLNQHLPIQDALSKHQVDTLIQNCADFGIELYGLGHPNQGIVHVIGPELGITQPGKTIVCGDSHTSTHGAFGTIAFGIGTSEVAQVLATQCLLQYKPKQMRIQIDGTLGKGVLAKDIILYIIAQISASGATGYFVEYAGTTIEALSMEARMTICNMSIEMGARGGMIAPDQTTFDYLQGRPHAPQGKDWERALADWKTLPTDEGASYDQVLHFRAEDIAPMITYGTNPGMGIGIGQRIPTLAEVPPKEQASFEQSLAYMGLQAGSSLLGQKVDYVFVGSCTNARIEDLRLVAEFVKGKRKAPDVEVWIIPGSQQVARQAKAEQLDVIFREAGFELREPGCSACLGMNEDKVPAGKYCVSTSNRNFEGRQGPGARTLLASPLTAAAAAISGHIEDVREYVG; encoded by the coding sequence ATGAAGCAAAAAAATGCAAACCCTCAGACCCTATTCGACAAGATATGGCAGCGCCACATCGTCAAGGCAGCAGAGGGGCTCCCTGACCTACTTTATATCGACACCCACTATATCCACGAGGTAACTACTCCTCAGGCTTTTGCAGCGCTGCGGCAGCGGGGCTTGCCTGTACGCCGCCCCGACCGTACGGTGGCTACTGCCGACCACAACGTGCCGACCCTCAATCAGCATCTGCCCATCCAAGACGCACTCTCTAAGCATCAGGTGGATACGCTGATACAAAACTGCGCCGATTTTGGGATTGAGTTGTATGGGCTAGGCCACCCAAACCAAGGCATTGTACACGTCATCGGGCCGGAGTTGGGCATTACACAGCCGGGCAAGACCATTGTTTGTGGCGATAGCCATACCTCTACTCACGGCGCTTTTGGCACGATTGCCTTCGGCATCGGTACGAGTGAGGTGGCGCAGGTGCTGGCCACCCAATGTTTGTTGCAGTATAAGCCCAAACAAATGCGCATTCAGATAGACGGCACATTGGGCAAAGGGGTGCTGGCCAAGGATATTATCCTCTACATCATCGCCCAAATAAGCGCTTCGGGTGCCACAGGCTATTTTGTGGAATATGCCGGCACGACCATCGAGGCGCTCTCGATGGAAGCCCGGATGACCATCTGCAATATGAGTATCGAAATGGGCGCACGCGGCGGCATGATTGCCCCCGACCAAACAACCTTCGACTACCTCCAAGGCCGCCCACACGCCCCGCAAGGCAAGGACTGGGAGCGTGCGCTGGCAGACTGGAAAACCCTGCCAACGGATGAGGGCGCAAGCTATGACCAGGTGTTGCACTTCCGCGCCGAGGACATCGCCCCGATGATCACCTATGGTACCAACCCGGGAATGGGTATCGGTATCGGGCAGCGCATCCCAACTTTGGCCGAAGTACCCCCCAAAGAGCAAGCTTCCTTTGAGCAGTCGCTGGCTTATATGGGCTTGCAAGCAGGCAGCAGCCTCTTAGGGCAAAAGGTCGATTATGTGTTTGTGGGCAGCTGTACCAATGCCCGCATCGAAGATTTGCGCCTTGTGGCAGAGTTTGTTAAGGGCAAACGAAAAGCCCCCGATGTGGAGGTTTGGATTATCCCCGGCTCGCAACAGGTCGCAAGGCAGGCCAAGGCCGAACAACTGGATGTGATTTTTAGAGAGGCTGGGTTTGAATTGCGAGAGCCGGGCTGCTCGGCTTGCTTAGGGATGAATGAGGACAAGGTTCCTGCCGGAAAGTACTGTGTCTCGACCTCTAACCGCAACTTTGAAGGCCGCCAAGGTCCGGGGGCGCGTACCCTGCTGGCTAGCCCGCTGACTGCCGCCGCCGCCGCTATTAGTGGGCATATTGAGGATGTGAGGGAGTATGTGGGGTGA
- the ilvB gene encoding biosynthetic-type acetolactate synthase large subunit, translating into MERDSASSASQAPPLSLSGAEAVIESLITEQVAVIFGYPGGAIMPIYDALYLRQEEIRHVLVRHEQCAVHAAQGYARASGKVTVCFATSGPGATNLVTGLADALADSTPLVCITGQVASPLLGTDAFQETDILGLTTAVTKWNYLITDVSEIPEILAKAFYIARSGRPGPVLIDIAKDAQVAKHPYQYAPCHRVQGYQPVPKASAEQLAAAAALINQAERPMILAGQGIILSGAEEALQQLAEKSGIPVACTLLGLSCMPVGHPLYVGMLGMHGNYGPNIKTNECDLIIGIGMRFDDRVTGRVSDYATAAKIIHIDIDAAEHGKIIHPDVSLVADAHEAIQALLPLVQPRQHEAWRQSFREADLKEYQKVIDRSIHPQAGPLTMAEVVHQLSEISKGKALIVSDVGQHQMAAARYYAFQDSRSHITSGGIGTMGFAIPAALGAAMGAPHRQVCCIVGDGGFQMTMQELATIAQEEVPVKIILLNNGFLGMVRQWQELFFENRYSFTTMKNPDFVALGQAFGLKSWRIDNRESLPIALKHLMALPQAALLEVVVAQEENVFPMIASGKSVAEISLG; encoded by the coding sequence ATGGAACGAGATTCAGCATCATCTGCCTCCCAAGCGCCTCCCCTGTCCCTTTCGGGTGCGGAGGCTGTCATAGAAAGCCTGATAACCGAGCAAGTGGCGGTGATTTTTGGCTATCCCGGGGGGGCGATTATGCCCATCTACGACGCGCTGTACCTCCGCCAAGAGGAGATTCGGCACGTACTCGTACGTCACGAACAGTGTGCCGTTCACGCCGCACAGGGCTATGCCCGTGCTTCGGGCAAGGTGACGGTATGTTTTGCCACCTCTGGCCCGGGCGCTACCAACCTCGTTACGGGCTTGGCCGATGCCTTGGCCGACTCCACCCCCTTGGTCTGTATCACGGGGCAGGTAGCCTCGCCATTACTAGGCACGGATGCTTTTCAGGAGACGGATATTCTGGGGCTGACAACTGCTGTTACCAAATGGAACTACCTGATTACGGATGTAAGCGAAATTCCCGAAATCTTAGCCAAGGCCTTTTATATTGCCCGCAGTGGCAGACCCGGGCCGGTATTGATTGATATTGCCAAAGATGCTCAAGTAGCTAAGCACCCCTATCAATATGCCCCCTGCCATCGGGTACAAGGCTATCAGCCGGTGCCCAAAGCAAGCGCAGAGCAACTGGCCGCCGCCGCCGCCCTCATCAACCAAGCCGAGCGTCCGATGATTTTGGCCGGGCAGGGCATTATCCTCTCCGGTGCAGAGGAAGCCCTGCAACAACTGGCCGAAAAAAGCGGGATTCCGGTAGCCTGTACCCTTTTGGGGCTCTCGTGTATGCCCGTAGGACATCCGCTCTATGTTGGAATGTTGGGAATGCACGGCAACTATGGCCCTAATATCAAAACCAATGAGTGTGATTTGATTATCGGTATCGGAATGCGCTTCGACGACCGTGTTACGGGGAGGGTATCCGATTATGCGACAGCAGCCAAAATCATCCATATTGATATCGACGCTGCCGAACACGGCAAAATCATCCACCCGGATGTGTCGCTGGTAGCCGATGCACACGAGGCCATTCAAGCCCTGCTGCCCTTGGTACAGCCGCGCCAACACGAGGCCTGGCGGCAATCGTTTAGAGAAGCCGACCTGAAAGAATACCAAAAAGTAATTGACCGCAGCATACACCCCCAAGCCGGTCCGCTGACTATGGCCGAAGTAGTGCACCAACTCTCGGAAATAAGCAAGGGCAAAGCCCTCATTGTCAGTGATGTAGGTCAGCATCAAATGGCTGCCGCACGCTACTATGCTTTTCAGGACAGCCGCAGCCATATCACCTCTGGCGGCATCGGCACGATGGGTTTTGCGATTCCGGCGGCCTTGGGTGCTGCTATGGGTGCTCCTCACCGTCAGGTATGCTGTATTGTAGGCGATGGCGGCTTTCAGATGACAATGCAGGAGCTGGCCACCATTGCCCAAGAAGAAGTTCCGGTCAAAATCATCTTGCTCAACAATGGCTTCTTAGGAATGGTGCGCCAATGGCAAGAGCTGTTTTTTGAAAACCGCTACTCTTTTACGACGATGAAAAACCCCGACTTTGTGGCACTTGGCCAAGCCTTTGGCCTCAAGTCTTGGCGGATAGACAACCGCGAAAGCCTCCCCATCGCCCTCAAACACCTGATGGCGCTGCCACAGGCTGCCCTGCTAGAGGTGGTCGTTGCGCAGGAAGAGAATGTATTCCCGATGATTGCCTCAGGCAAGTCAGTAGCCGAAATATCGCTCGGATAA
- the ilvA gene encoding threonine ammonia-lyase IlvA, with amino-acid sequence MPTLTASPLAAVYEARQRLQRVALHTPLQPQLRLSEQYGANIMLKREDLQPVRSYKIRGAFHAIASLSEGAQAQGVVCASAGNHAQGVAYACQQLGIEGHIFMPVTTPHQKIDQVRHFGKGQVTLWLRGDTFDDCFVEAQAYAQTHGAQFIHPFDDPKIIEGQATVALEILEDAQSPIDYLFVPIGGGGLAAGAIRVFSALSPQTRIIGVEPEGAASMQAALAAGEVVTLPEIDKFVDGAAVKRVGVHTLAACQEGLHALTTVPEGQICCTILALYNRDALVVEPAGALSIAALEQWREALVGKNVVCVVSGSNNDILRTEEIRERAMRYQGLKHYFLVRFPQRSGALKEFVNDILEEGDDITFFQYIKKNNREYGPVVVGLEVPSPEALPRLNARMQVRNFQYEYINNHEALLQLLV; translated from the coding sequence ATGCCTACCCTCACTGCTAGCCCCTTGGCTGCCGTTTATGAAGCCCGTCAGAGGCTCCAACGTGTGGCCTTACATACGCCTCTACAACCCCAATTGCGCCTTTCGGAGCAGTATGGAGCCAATATTATGCTCAAGCGCGAAGACTTGCAGCCGGTGCGTTCGTACAAAATTCGAGGGGCTTTTCACGCCATTGCCTCCCTTTCGGAGGGGGCACAGGCACAGGGTGTAGTATGTGCTAGTGCCGGCAATCACGCCCAAGGGGTGGCATATGCCTGCCAACAACTTGGCATTGAGGGGCATATTTTTATGCCCGTAACGACACCCCACCAAAAAATCGACCAAGTGCGGCACTTTGGCAAGGGGCAGGTGACGCTTTGGCTGCGTGGCGATACCTTCGACGACTGCTTTGTGGAAGCACAAGCCTATGCCCAAACCCACGGGGCACAGTTTATCCACCCTTTCGACGACCCAAAAATCATCGAGGGGCAGGCAACCGTGGCGCTCGAAATCTTGGAAGATGCCCAATCACCCATCGACTACCTCTTTGTGCCGATTGGGGGTGGAGGGTTGGCCGCCGGCGCCATTCGGGTGTTTAGCGCACTAAGTCCTCAAACCCGCATCATCGGGGTAGAGCCTGAGGGCGCTGCGTCGATGCAGGCGGCGCTGGCTGCCGGAGAGGTAGTTACCTTGCCCGAGATTGACAAGTTTGTGGATGGCGCAGCCGTCAAGCGGGTGGGGGTGCATACCTTGGCCGCCTGCCAAGAAGGGCTACACGCCCTCACGACTGTCCCCGAAGGGCAGATCTGTTGTACCATCTTAGCACTATACAACCGCGATGCGCTGGTGGTAGAGCCTGCCGGAGCTTTGTCGATAGCAGCGCTGGAGCAATGGCGCGAGGCGCTGGTAGGCAAAAATGTGGTGTGTGTGGTGAGTGGAAGCAACAACGACATCCTCCGCACAGAAGAAATCCGAGAGCGTGCAATGCGCTATCAGGGGCTGAAACATTATTTCTTGGTGCGCTTTCCGCAACGCAGCGGCGCACTGAAGGAGTTTGTCAATGACATTCTGGAAGAGGGCGACGACATCACCTTTTTCCAATACATCAAGAAAAACAACCGCGAGTATGGCCCCGTCGTCGTGGGCTTGGAAGTACCCAGCCCCGAAGCGCTGCCACGCCTGAATGCGCGTATGCAAGTCCGCAATTTCCAATACGAATACATCAACAACCACGAAGCACTCTTACAACTACTGGTATAG
- the leuD gene encoding 3-isopropylmalate dehydratase small subunit, whose translation MQAFTKLTSTCVPLPVENIDTDQIIPARFLKATSREGFGENLFRDWRYDAQGQAKADFVLNQSRYQGQILVAGKNFGCGSSREHAAWAIADYGFRVVVSSFFADIFKSNALNNGLLPVQVSDVFLEQLFAQLVQDPGTSVQVSLAEQSISCAVLGIREHFEINAFKKTCLLQGVDNLGYMLQQTEAIAAYEAAQEAAR comes from the coding sequence ATGCAAGCATTTACCAAACTAACTTCTACCTGCGTGCCTTTGCCCGTAGAGAATATAGATACAGACCAAATCATTCCGGCGCGTTTCCTGAAGGCGACTAGCCGCGAGGGATTTGGGGAGAATTTGTTCCGCGACTGGCGCTATGATGCCCAGGGTCAGGCCAAGGCAGACTTTGTCTTGAACCAAAGCCGCTACCAAGGTCAGATTTTGGTAGCCGGAAAAAACTTTGGCTGCGGCTCAAGCCGTGAGCACGCTGCGTGGGCTATTGCCGACTATGGCTTTCGGGTCGTCGTCTCTAGCTTTTTTGCCGATATTTTTAAGAGCAACGCCCTCAATAACGGACTCCTGCCGGTGCAGGTGTCCGATGTTTTTTTGGAGCAATTGTTTGCCCAACTCGTCCAAGACCCCGGCACTTCGGTGCAGGTATCCCTAGCCGAGCAGTCTATCAGCTGTGCTGTGTTAGGCATCCGTGAGCACTTTGAAATCAATGCTTTTAAAAAGACCTGCTTGCTGCAAGGGGTAGACAACCTCGGTTATATGCTACAGCAAACGGAGGCCATTGCGGCCTACGAAGCAGCACAAGAGGCCGCTAGATAA
- the ilvC gene encoding ketol-acid reductoisomerase: MAQLTFGNVQENVTTRDEFPLEKARQVLADETIAVIGYGVQGPGQALNLRDNGFNVIVGQRKPSESYQKALADGWEEGKNLFGIEEALERATIICYLLSDAGQIQLWETVKKHLTPGKALYFSHGFGITYREQTGIVPPAEVDVILVAPKGSGTSLRRLFVAGQGLNSSYAIHQDATGRAQERVLALGIGVGSGYLFETTFEKEVYSDLTGERGILMGALAGVMEAQYDLLRRKGHSPSEAFNETVEELTQSLIVLVAENGMDWMYANCSTTAQRGALDWRHKFRKATEPVFEALYESVASGKEAQVVIEANQHPDYRRRLEAELAEIQKSEMWQAGAQVRKLRPKQ; the protein is encoded by the coding sequence ATGGCTCAACTTACTTTTGGCAACGTTCAGGAGAACGTAACCACCCGCGACGAATTTCCCCTCGAAAAAGCCCGCCAAGTATTGGCCGACGAAACCATTGCTGTGATAGGCTATGGTGTACAAGGCCCGGGGCAGGCGCTGAACCTCCGCGACAATGGCTTCAATGTGATTGTAGGCCAACGCAAGCCCTCCGAATCTTATCAAAAAGCCTTGGCCGACGGCTGGGAAGAGGGTAAAAACCTCTTTGGTATCGAAGAAGCGCTGGAGCGAGCGACCATCATCTGCTACTTGCTTTCGGATGCGGGGCAAATCCAACTATGGGAGACGGTCAAGAAACACCTCACACCGGGCAAGGCGCTTTATTTCTCCCACGGCTTTGGCATCACTTACCGCGAGCAGACCGGAATTGTGCCTCCGGCAGAGGTCGATGTGATTCTGGTAGCCCCCAAGGGTTCGGGTACGAGCTTGCGCCGGCTGTTTGTGGCCGGCCAAGGGCTCAACTCCAGCTATGCTATCCATCAAGACGCTACCGGACGCGCTCAGGAGCGGGTGTTGGCGCTGGGTATCGGGGTTGGCTCGGGGTATCTGTTTGAGACCACTTTCGAGAAAGAGGTATACAGCGATCTCACTGGCGAGCGTGGCATCTTGATGGGTGCATTGGCCGGGGTAATGGAAGCCCAATACGACCTGTTGCGCCGCAAAGGCCATAGCCCTTCAGAGGCTTTCAACGAAACGGTAGAGGAGCTGACCCAAAGCCTGATTGTATTGGTGGCTGAAAACGGGATGGACTGGATGTATGCCAACTGCTCTACGACTGCCCAACGGGGTGCGCTCGACTGGCGACACAAGTTCCGCAAGGCTACCGAGCCGGTTTTTGAAGCGCTGTACGAGAGTGTGGCCTCAGGCAAGGAAGCTCAAGTGGTGATTGAAGCCAACCAACACCCTGACTACCGCCGCCGCCTCGAAGCAGAGCTGGCCGAAATTCAAAAAAGTGAAATGTGGCAAGCCGGCGCTCAAGTGCGCAAGCTCCGCCCCAAACAATAG